A single genomic interval of Tsukamurella paurometabola harbors:
- a CDS encoding LysR family transcriptional regulator encodes MDLIRHLRFFVAVAEEQHFGRAADRLGITQPPVSAGLRRLEEALGVTLIDRSRRGADLTPAGRELLPRARVMVRDADRFVAEAARLGAGTGERRVALCDALGSTVAAACAAALTPGGDGAPLTLSAGASPQLARAVAEDLLDVAVVEHPVLGDGAPSGPVIALPRDFLVPDGFRSTRLRDLSALAVALPPRAANPPAADLLLDRLTARGITSTVLISETEAAAHAAVAAGLAFTPVLAGSVVPDGTARRPATDFPLRVKVLGRRDHPDAARLESVLWRLGR; translated from the coding sequence CGGCCGCGCCGCCGACCGGCTCGGCATCACGCAGCCGCCCGTCTCGGCGGGCCTGCGCCGGCTCGAGGAGGCCCTGGGGGTGACGCTCATCGACCGCAGCCGACGGGGCGCCGACCTCACCCCGGCGGGACGGGAGCTGCTCCCCCGGGCGCGGGTCATGGTCCGCGACGCGGACCGCTTCGTCGCCGAGGCGGCGCGCCTGGGCGCGGGCACCGGGGAGCGGCGGGTGGCTCTGTGCGACGCGCTCGGTTCGACGGTGGCCGCCGCGTGCGCCGCCGCGCTCACTCCCGGCGGCGACGGTGCGCCGCTCACCCTCTCGGCCGGGGCTTCACCCCAGCTGGCGCGGGCCGTCGCCGAGGACCTGCTGGACGTCGCCGTGGTGGAGCATCCCGTGCTGGGGGACGGCGCACCGTCGGGGCCCGTGATCGCGCTGCCGCGGGACTTCCTGGTGCCCGACGGTTTCCGGTCGACGCGCCTGCGCGACCTGTCGGCGCTGGCGGTGGCGCTGCCGCCGCGCGCTGCGAATCCGCCCGCGGCGGACCTTCTCCTGGACCGGCTCACGGCGCGGGGCATCACCTCCACCGTGCTCATCTCCGAGACCGAGGCCGCCGCGCACGCGGCCGTGGCGGCGGGCCTCGCGTTCACTCCGGTCCTCGCGGGGAGCGTCGTCCCCGACGGCACCGCACGCCGCCCCGCGACGGATTTCCCGTTGCGGGTCAAGGTCCTCGGCCGCCGCGACCATCCGGACGCCGCGCGACTCGAGTCGGTGCTGTGGCGGCTGGGCCGGTGA
- a CDS encoding serine hydrolase, with protein MAAGPVTAAERIDAVFADAGCNGWLHARVVGHPAALSVRGAQAVVPASVYKVVLLVAAARAVDAGRLDPRARITVDPAVSTPGPTGIATLSDPVEMSVRDLLRSMVAVSDNAAAGVLMRLVGLAAVQEAARDLGLRGTRIVGGDAEIHAAMMAETDTHTVAEAFAALADDDLARPVRAYDPTFGSATTAADMTALLAAVWSDTAASAEQCAFARSALAGQVFRHRIASGFGSAPSIAGKTGTLGALRNEVAVVTYPGEHPVAVAVFTHAARNDPSLPRVDAAIGTVAAIAVDALRVPLDQH; from the coding sequence GTGGCGGCTGGGCCGGTGACCGCCGCCGAGCGGATCGACGCCGTCTTCGCCGACGCCGGGTGCAACGGCTGGCTGCACGCTCGCGTCGTGGGGCACCCGGCCGCGCTGTCGGTGCGCGGCGCGCAGGCCGTCGTGCCCGCCTCCGTCTACAAGGTGGTCCTGCTGGTCGCCGCTGCGCGGGCCGTCGATGCCGGCCGACTCGATCCCCGCGCCCGGATCACCGTGGACCCCGCGGTGTCGACGCCGGGGCCGACGGGGATCGCCACGCTGTCGGATCCGGTCGAGATGAGCGTGCGCGACCTGCTGCGGTCGATGGTCGCGGTCTCGGACAACGCCGCGGCGGGGGTGCTGATGCGGCTCGTGGGCCTGGCCGCCGTGCAGGAGGCCGCCCGCGACCTGGGGCTGCGCGGCACGCGGATCGTGGGCGGCGACGCGGAGATCCACGCCGCGATGATGGCGGAGACGGATACGCACACCGTCGCCGAGGCCTTCGCGGCGCTCGCCGACGACGACCTCGCCCGGCCGGTGCGCGCCTACGACCCGACCTTCGGCAGCGCGACCACCGCCGCCGACATGACGGCCCTGCTCGCCGCGGTCTGGTCCGATACGGCGGCGTCGGCGGAGCAGTGCGCCTTCGCCCGGTCGGCGCTCGCGGGCCAGGTCTTCCGGCACCGCATCGCCTCGGGTTTCGGTTCGGCCCCGTCGATCGCGGGGAAGACCGGGACGCTGGGCGCGCTCCGCAACGAGGTAGCGGTCGTGACCTACCCCGGGGAGCACCCCGTGGCGGTGGCGGTGTTCACGCACGCGGCGCGCAACGATCCGAGCCTGCCGCGGGTGGACGCGGCCATCGGGACGGTGGCGGCCATCGCGGTCGACGCGCTTCGCGTACCGCTCGACCAGCATTGA